Within Fusobacterium gonidiaformans ATCC 25563, the genomic segment ATATAGAAAAGATAGGGAATCTAGATTTTTTAATGGCAAAGGCGAAATTTGCAAAGAAGTATTCTGCTCATAGGCCTGTCATTTCTAGAGATAGCTCTTTAAAAATTCAAAAGGCAGTGAATCTAGAACTGAAAGAAATGTTAGAATCCAAAGGGAAGCAATATACTCCGATTGATATTGAAATAGGAGCAGGAGTCACTATTATTACAGGAGCTAACATGGGAGGGAAGAGTGTTGCTTTAAAGACAATTACAGAAAATTTACTATTGTTTCATATGGGATTTTTCGTAATTGCAGAAGAAGCTAGTCTTCCATTGGTTGATTTTGTATTCTTTATCTCAGATGACATGCAAGATATTTCAAAAGGATTGAGTACTTTTGGAGCTGAAATAATGAAATTAAGAGAAGTCAATATATTTTTAGAATTAGGGAAAGGATTTGTCGTGTTTGATGAATTTGCACGAGGAACAAATCCAAAAGAGGGACAAAAATTTGTTCGAGCCTTAGCAAAATTCCTAAATGGAAAGCCTACAATTTCCTTAATTACTACTCACTTTGATGGCGTTGTAGATGCAACGATGAATCACTATCAAGTTGTAGGATTAAAAAATATAGATTTCGATCTATTAAAAAATAGAATTGCACTTAGTAATAAGTCTATGGAACTAATCCAGGAATGTATGGATTTTCGATTAGAAAAAGCAAGTATGGAAGAAGTACCCAAAGATGCCTTGAACATTGCTAAACTAATCGGATTAGACGAAAAATTTAATGAAGTGATTTCGCAAGAATATCATAAGGAGGACTAAAACAGTATGAGTAATAATAAATTAGATTTGAATTGGGATCTTGTAGCGGAAGCTCGAGAATCTGCAAAAAAAATTGTAGCTGATTCACAAGTGTTCATTGATTCTCATAGCACCGTAACGGTAGAAAGAACCATTTGTCGTTTACTTGGAATTGATGATGTAGATGCTTTTGGAGTACCGTTACCAAATGCTATTGTAGATTTTGTAAAAGAAAATGGAAATATCACTCTTGGAATTGCAAAATATATCGGGAATGCTATGTTAGAAACAGGATTAAGCCCACAAGAAATTGCAGAAAAAGTTGCAAAAAAAGAATTAGACATTTGTAAAATGAAATGGCATGACGATTTTGATATTCAATTAGAAATCAATCGAATTGCAGTACAAACAGTAGAAAGAATTCGAAAAAATCGTGAAACAAGAGAAAGTATGATCGCCGGTTATGGTGGAGATAAGACAGGACCTTTCTTGTACATCATCGTTGCAACAGGAAATATTTATGAAGACGTAGTACAAGCAGTAGCAGGTGCTAGACAAGGTGCCGATATTATTGCGGTTATTCGTACCACAGGTCAATCTTTACTAGATTATGTTCCTTATGGGGCAACTTCAGAAGGATTTGGAGGAACTTTTGCGACACAAGAAAACTTCCGTATTATGAGAAATGCTTTGGACGAAGTAGGAAAAGAATTAGGAAGATACATTCGTTTGTGTAACTATTGCTCCGGATTATGTATGCCGGAAATCGCTGCTATGGGAGCATTAGAAAGATTAGATGTTATGTTGAACGATGCTTTATATGGAATTTTATTTAGAGATATCAATATGCAAAGAACTCTTTGTGACCAATTTTTCTCAAGAGTAATTAACGGATTTGCCGGAGTTATCATCAATACTGGAGAAGATAACTACTTAACAACAGCTGATGCTTTTGAAGAAGCTCATACGGTATTGGCTTCTCAATTTATCAACGAACAATATGCTTTAGTTGCCGGACTTCCTGAAGAACAAATGGGATTAGGACATGCCTTTGAAATGGATCCAAAACTAGAAAACGGATTCTTATATGAATTGGCTCAAGCAGAAATGGCTCGAGAAATTTTCCCAAAAGCTCCATTGAAATATATGCCACCTACAAAATTCATGACAGGAAATATTTTCAAAGGACATATTCAAGATGCTTTATTTAACATTATTACAATTACAACAAATCAAAGGTTATGTTTGTTAGGAATGTTAACAGAAGCAATTCATACTCCATTCCTTGCAGATAGAGCGTTGTCTATTGAAAATGCTTTATATATTTTCAATAACTTAAAAGATTTCGGAAATGATATTGAATTCAAAAAAGGTGGAATTATGAATACAAGAGCTGAAGAAGTTCTTGAAAAAGCAGCATCTCTATTGAAAGAAATTGAAGGATATGGAATTTTTACAACAATTGAAAAAGGAATTTTCGGTGGAGTAAAACGACCGAAAGATGGAGGAAAAGGATTGGCAGGAGTATTTGAAAAAGATAGTACTTACTTTAACCCATTTATTCCTTTAATGCTTGGAGGTGACAAATAATGAGTTCAGGATTATATTCAATGGAAAAAAGAGATTTTGATACTACCTTAGACTTGACAAAAATTAAACCTTATGGAGATACTATGAACGATGGAAAGGTACAAATGAGTTTTACTTTACCGGTTCCATGTAATGAAAAGGGAGTAGAAGCAGCGTTGTTATTGGCAAAACAAATGGGATTTGTGGCACCGGCTGTTGCTTTTTCCGGATCTCTAGATAAACAATTCTCTTATTATGTAGTGTATGGAGCAACTTCTTATACAGTAGATTATACTGCGATTAAAGTGCAAGCTTTAGAAATCAATACTATGGATATGCACGAATGTGAAAAATATATTGAAGAACATTTCGATCGAGATGTTGTTATTGTAGGTGCAAGTACTGGTACCGATGCCCATACCGTAGGAATTGACGCTATCATGAATATGAAAGGGTATGCGGGACACTATGGACTAGAAAGATACAAAGGGATTGAAGCTTATAACTTAGGAAGTCAAATTCCAAATGAAGAATTTATCCAAAAAGCAATCGAATTGAAAGCGGATGTACTTTTAGTTTCTCAAACAGTAACTCAAAAAGATGTTCATATTCAAAATATGACAAACTTAGTAGAATTACTAGAAGCAGAAGGACTACGGGATAAAGTCATCTTGATTGCTGGTGGAGCAAGAATTACAAACGATCTTGCCAAAGAATTAGGATACGATGCAGGATTTGGACCAGGAAAATATGCAGATGATGTTGCTACTTATGCTTTGGAAGAAATGGTAGCAAGAGGAATGGCAAAGAAGAAGTAAAAAAATAACATAGTATTATCTCTCGAAATACTGGTATGGGAAAATCTCATATCGGTATTTTATTTTATCCTTTTTTTTTTCTAGATTTATGTTATAATAAGAATACTATGGTAGTATATTCAATTGGGAGATAGAAGTAGGGGAGGAAAATAAATATTATGAAACGATTGGTGTTCGTTGCACTCTTAATATTTTTAAGTGTAACTTCAGTGGTAAAGGCAGAAGATTGGACAAAAGTCTCTATATATGATAATAAAATTCCTAGTAGTATCAAGATGAATTTGAAATATAGAGGAGAGCATCCAGAGACAGTAGATTATGTGTTTGTAAGTTCTCGAACGGCAAATATTCGAGATTATCCAGGTATGGAAGGAAATATTATTGAAAAGTATTCTTATAATGATAAACTTCCTTTGTTAGAAAAAATTTATGTAAAAGGAAATTACTGGTATAAAGTAAGAACTCTAAAAGGGAATGAAGGATATATTGCAGCTAGTGTTTCTAAAAAGAGAAATTTTAGATTTGATATGGCTTTGGACAAAATTAAAAGTTTAGAACATTTCTTGTTAACAGAAAAAGCTGCAGGAAGAAAAATTGCAGCAGTCAATTCTTATGCACCAAATCCAAATCATTTGGATTTACAAAAAAATAAAGATAAATATGGAACTTCAGCAGATCAAAATACCGCAGGAAAGAATGCTACAGGGGAGACAGTTTATATTCCGGATCGTTCTTTGGTGTCTATTCATAATTCAGGAGCAGGAACCTCAACTGTAAAAGCTTTATCTGTTCCAGAACTTTTAACAATTTCTAATAGAAATATTAGTTATGCTAATATACCGAGTGCTAACTTTAATAAGGTAGTAGCTATTGATAGTAAAAATCAAAATTTTATTGTCTTTGAAAAAAATGGAGGAGAATGGGAAGTGATCTCCTATGTATATAGCAAGACTGGAATGGACAGTAAGCTAGGTTTTGAAACTCCAAAAGGATTTTTTAGTACTGCTATGGGAAAATATGTTATGCCATATAATGATGAAAATGGACAAAAACAAGGGGCTGCTAAGTATGCTCTACGTTTTTGTGGTGGAGGATATATTCATGGAACTCCGATTAATGATGTAGAAGAAGTCAATCGAGAATTTTTTATGAAACAAAAGGAATTTACTTTGGGAACTTATTCAGGAACAAGAAAATGTATCAGAACAAGTGAGCCACATGCAAAATTTCTTTTTGATTGGGTTATAAAAAGGCCAAATAGAAGTGCAAATGCACAAAATTTATCAGAGAATTTAGTGGTCATCGTATTTTAAGTTATTTAAAATATGGGAAATGGAGGAATTATGAAAAAATACTTAGGGATTACTTTACTTTTAGCTTCTTTTGTTTTTGTGGCTTGTGGAAAAACTTCGAATACGAGTATTCGAGATTTATCAACAGAAGGAAATCAAAATTTTGCAATTGAAGATATAGATGCAGCAAAGAAACCTTTAGAAGATATCATTGTATTTAACCAAGATGGTGTTACAATTCGAAGGGAAGGAAATAATCTTATTTTATCTATGCCAGAGCTGATTTTATTTGACTTTAATAAGTACGAAGTTAAAAATGGGATTAAGCCTAGTTTAAGAACGTTAGCGAATGCCTTAGGAGCAAATGCTGATATTAAGATTAAGATAGATGGATATACAGACTTTATTGGAAGTGAAGGCTATAATTTGGAATTATCTGTAAATCGAGCAAAAGCCATTAAATCTTATTTAGTAGCTCAAGGTGCGATTGAAAATAATATTTCTATTGAAGGTTATGGAAAACAAAATCCAGTTGCTTCCAATGATACAGAATCTGGTAGAGCTCGAAATCGAAGAGTAGAGTTTATTATATCTAGAAGTTAAAATGGAAAAGTTGTTTTCATGAAAGTATGGAAGCAACTTTTTTTGATAAAGAGAAAAGAATTAGGAGGAAGAATGCTAGCGAAACATTATCAAGGTAAAAAATTAAATGATGAGGTATTTGCTACTGCTCAAAGAGCAAAAGCAGCGATTGACAAGTATGGAAAAGAGGCAGTATTTAATGCTACTTTAGGCTCTCTATACGATGAGGAAGAAAATTTAGTGGTATTTGATGTGGTGAGACAAATGTTTCGTGAGCTTCCTTTGACAGAATTTACAGCCTATGCTCCACATTTTACAGGAAGTGCGGGATATAAAGAAAGTGTAAAACGATCTGTTTTAGGAGAACATTATGAAAAAGAGTATCCAAATTATTATTTCTCTGTCATAGGAACTCCGGGAGGAACAGGTGCTTTAAGTAACACCATTAAAAACTATTTAAATTATGGAGATAAAGTTCTTTTACCAAAACGAATGTGGGGACCCTACAAAGCAATGGCAAAAGAAGCTGGAGGAAGTTTTGATTGTTATGAGTTATTTGATGAGGAAGGAAAGTTCCATTTAGCAAGTTTTGAAGAAAAAGTGAATCTTTTATCGGAACAACAAGAAAATCTCATTGTGATTATTAATGATCCTTGTCAAAATCCAACAGGCTTTAAATTGAGTCGAGAAGAATGGCTTTCTGTTATGAAGATTTTGAAAAAGGCTTCCAATAAGGCCAATATCATTTTATTGAAAGATATTGCTTATCAAGATTTTGATACTTTAGAATATCGAGAAGAAAATATTTTATCAGATTTACCAGGAAATATTTTAGTAGTCTATGCTTTTAGTTTATCCAAAGCTTTAGGAATTTATGGAATGAGAGCAGGGGCTCAGTTGGCAGTATCATCAAAAAAAGAATGGATGGAAGAGTTTGATACTTCAGCGACTTTCTCTTGTAGAGCAACTTGGTCGAATGCTTCTCGAGGAGGAATGGAAATGTTTGTAAAAATTATGGAAACTCCTCATTTAAAGAGAAAACTCTTAGAAGAGCAACAAAAATATCGGGATCTATTATTAGAAAGAGCAGATATTTTCTTAAGAGAAGCAGAAGAATGTGGGCTAGAAGTATTACCTTATAAAAGTGGTTTTTTCTTAAGCGTTCCGATTGGTGAAAAAGTAAGAGAGCTCATTACGGAATTAGAAAAACAAAATATTTTTACGATTATCTTTGACGATGCGATTCGAATTGCTATTTGTGGTCTTCCAAAAAGAAAGCTAAAAGGCTTAGCTAAAAAAATAAAAGATACGATAGAAAATATAAGAGGGTGAGTTAGGAATGAAAAAGCTTGATTTGTGTATGGTAACAAATGAAGTAGAAAAGATGTGTATGGCAGCAAATTATTATGTAGATCCTAAAGTGTTACAAAAAATAGAAACAGCATATTGTAGTACAGAAAAATCTCCATTAGCTAAAAATGTATTGGAACAAATTTTGGAAAATGATAAAATCGCAGAAAAGGAACAAGTTCCGATGTGTCAAGATACAGGGATGGCAGTGATCTTTGTAGAAATTGGAACAGAGGTATATATTCCAGGAGATATTTATGAAGCAATTCAAGAGGGAGTTCGTCGAGGATATACTAATGGATATTTACGAAAATCTATGGTAAAACATCCTTTAGATAGAATTAATACAAAAGATAATACTCCGGCAATTATTCATACAAAAATGATAGCAGGCTCCGATCAAGTAAAAATTATATTAGCTCCTAAAGGGGGAGGCTCTGAAAATATGAGTTTAGTGAAAATGCTGAAACCTGCTGATGGAATTGAAGGAGTGAAAAAATTAGTTTTAGAACTGATTTCCAATGCTGGAGGGAATCCCTGTCCTCCGATTACTGTTGGAGTCGGGATTGGTGGAAGTTTTGAAAAAGCCGCTTTATTAGCAAAAGAAGCTTTACTTCGAGATACAAATGATAGAAGTTCCGATCCGATTGCTGCTTCCTTAGAAGAAGAACTTTTAGAAAAAATCAACAAATTAGGAATTGGTCCTTTAGGATTAGGAGGAAAAACAACTGCTTTGGCA encodes:
- a CDS encoding MutS-related protein, with product MRFIDERSLERIGFNRLLSRVEVLSSYGEEKLKTLTNFISGEEEKLEQNFEEIEQFINFSEKGDRKSFLLTLESCIHRMKNIKKLIQMVENGNILDEVELFEVKVQAIYMEKLQECLQELPKELQRFSLKPLSKILEALDPQSDRNPTFYLYESYSRQLTGLREQRKKVEKQIYATRDYETIVKLKEERLTFLVEEEQEEYRIRTKLSQIILEEAAIYLENIEKIGNLDFLMAKAKFAKKYSAHRPVISRDSSLKIQKAVNLELKEMLESKGKQYTPIDIEIGAGVTIITGANMGGKSVALKTITENLLLFHMGFFVIAEEASLPLVDFVFFISDDMQDISKGLSTFGAEIMKLREVNIFLELGKGFVVFDEFARGTNPKEGQKFVRALAKFLNGKPTISLITTHFDGVVDATMNHYQVVGLKNIDFDLLKNRIALSNKSMELIQECMDFRLEKASMEEVPKDALNIAKLIGLDEKFNEVISQEYHKED
- the kamD gene encoding lysine 5,6-aminomutase subunit alpha; the protein is MSNNKLDLNWDLVAEARESAKKIVADSQVFIDSHSTVTVERTICRLLGIDDVDAFGVPLPNAIVDFVKENGNITLGIAKYIGNAMLETGLSPQEIAEKVAKKELDICKMKWHDDFDIQLEINRIAVQTVERIRKNRETRESMIAGYGGDKTGPFLYIIVATGNIYEDVVQAVAGARQGADIIAVIRTTGQSLLDYVPYGATSEGFGGTFATQENFRIMRNALDEVGKELGRYIRLCNYCSGLCMPEIAAMGALERLDVMLNDALYGILFRDINMQRTLCDQFFSRVINGFAGVIINTGEDNYLTTADAFEEAHTVLASQFINEQYALVAGLPEEQMGLGHAFEMDPKLENGFLYELAQAEMAREIFPKAPLKYMPPTKFMTGNIFKGHIQDALFNIITITTNQRLCLLGMLTEAIHTPFLADRALSIENALYIFNNLKDFGNDIEFKKGGIMNTRAEEVLEKAASLLKEIEGYGIFTTIEKGIFGGVKRPKDGGKGLAGVFEKDSTYFNPFIPLMLGGDK
- the kamE gene encoding lysine 5,6-aminomutase subunit beta — its product is MSSGLYSMEKRDFDTTLDLTKIKPYGDTMNDGKVQMSFTLPVPCNEKGVEAALLLAKQMGFVAPAVAFSGSLDKQFSYYVVYGATSYTVDYTAIKVQALEINTMDMHECEKYIEEHFDRDVVIVGASTGTDAHTVGIDAIMNMKGYAGHYGLERYKGIEAYNLGSQIPNEEFIQKAIELKADVLLVSQTVTQKDVHIQNMTNLVELLEAEGLRDKVILIAGGARITNDLAKELGYDAGFGPGKYADDVATYALEEMVARGMAKKK
- a CDS encoding L,D-transpeptidase family protein — its product is MNIMKRLVFVALLIFLSVTSVVKAEDWTKVSIYDNKIPSSIKMNLKYRGEHPETVDYVFVSSRTANIRDYPGMEGNIIEKYSYNDKLPLLEKIYVKGNYWYKVRTLKGNEGYIAASVSKKRNFRFDMALDKIKSLEHFLLTEKAAGRKIAAVNSYAPNPNHLDLQKNKDKYGTSADQNTAGKNATGETVYIPDRSLVSIHNSGAGTSTVKALSVPELLTISNRNISYANIPSANFNKVVAIDSKNQNFIVFEKNGGEWEVISYVYSKTGMDSKLGFETPKGFFSTAMGKYVMPYNDENGQKQGAAKYALRFCGGGYIHGTPINDVEEVNREFFMKQKEFTLGTYSGTRKCIRTSEPHAKFLFDWVIKRPNRSANAQNLSENLVVIVF
- a CDS encoding OmpA family protein, with product MKKYLGITLLLASFVFVACGKTSNTSIRDLSTEGNQNFAIEDIDAAKKPLEDIIVFNQDGVTIRREGNNLILSMPELILFDFNKYEVKNGIKPSLRTLANALGANADIKIKIDGYTDFIGSEGYNLELSVNRAKAIKSYLVAQGAIENNISIEGYGKQNPVASNDTESGRARNRRVEFIISRS
- a CDS encoding pyridoxal phosphate-dependent aminotransferase gives rise to the protein MLAKHYQGKKLNDEVFATAQRAKAAIDKYGKEAVFNATLGSLYDEEENLVVFDVVRQMFRELPLTEFTAYAPHFTGSAGYKESVKRSVLGEHYEKEYPNYYFSVIGTPGGTGALSNTIKNYLNYGDKVLLPKRMWGPYKAMAKEAGGSFDCYELFDEEGKFHLASFEEKVNLLSEQQENLIVIINDPCQNPTGFKLSREEWLSVMKILKKASNKANIILLKDIAYQDFDTLEYREENILSDLPGNILVVYAFSLSKALGIYGMRAGAQLAVSSKKEWMEEFDTSATFSCRATWSNASRGGMEMFVKIMETPHLKRKLLEEQQKYRDLLLERADIFLREAEECGLEVLPYKSGFFLSVPIGEKVRELITELEKQNIFTIIFDDAIRIAICGLPKRKLKGLAKKIKDTIENIRG
- a CDS encoding fumarate hydratase yields the protein MKKLDLCMVTNEVEKMCMAANYYVDPKVLQKIETAYCSTEKSPLAKNVLEQILENDKIAEKEQVPMCQDTGMAVIFVEIGTEVYIPGDIYEAIQEGVRRGYTNGYLRKSMVKHPLDRINTKDNTPAIIHTKMIAGSDQVKIILAPKGGGSENMSLVKMLKPADGIEGVKKLVLELISNAGGNPCPPITVGVGIGGSFEKAALLAKEALLRDTNDRSSDPIAASLEEELLEKINKLGIGPLGLGGKTTALAVKVNVFPCHIACLPVAINLNCHAVRHQEVIL